In Nocardioides nitrophenolicus, the genomic window CCCGGAGCGCTGTCCTTGAGGGACAGGCCCATCTCGTGCAGCTTGGCCTTGACCTCGTCGATGGACTTCGCGCCGAAGTTGCGGATGTCCAGCAGGTCCTGCTCCGAGCGGCTGATGAGCTCACCCACGGTGTGGATGCCCTCGCGCTTGAGGCAGTTGTAGGACCGCACGGTCAGCTGCAGGTCCTCGACCGGGAGGGCGAGGTCGGCGGCGAGCTGCTCGTCGACGGGCGACGGGCCGATGTCGATGCCCTCGGCCTCGACGTTGAGCTCACGGGCCAGGCCGAAGAGCTCGACCAGCGTCTTTCCGGCCGACGCGATGGCGTCGCGGGGCAGGATGGACGGCTTGGTCTCGACGTCGATGACGAGCTTGTCGAAGTCGGTGCGCTGCTCGACACGGGTGGCCTCGACCTTGTAGGTCACCTTGAGGACCGGGCTGTAGATCGAGTCGACCGGGATCCGGCCGATCTCGTTGTCGGCGCCCTTGTTCTGGACGGCCGAGACGTAGCCGCGGCCGCGCTCCACGACG contains:
- a CDS encoding DNA-directed RNA polymerase subunit alpha, encoding MLIAQRPTLSEETVDQFRSRFVIEPLEPGFGYTLGNSLRRTLLSSIPGASVTSIKIDGVLHEFSTIEGVKEDVTEIILNLKGLVVSSEHDEPVTMYLRKSGAGDVTGADIAPPAGVEVHNPDLKIATLSDNGKLELELVVERGRGYVSAVQNKGADNEIGRIPVDSIYSPVLKVTYKVEATRVEQRTDFDKLVIDVETKPSILPRDAIASAGKTLVELFGLARELNVEAEGIDIGPSPVDEQLAADLALPVEDLQLTVRSYNCLKREGIHTVGELISRSEQDLLDIRNFGAKSIDEVKAKLHEMGLSLKDSAPGFDPSAALANYSDDEDDDESFIESEEF